The nucleotide sequence ACAATATTTTTATTATTTCAGATAGAGTTTCTGTCAACTGGTCTGGTTTTTCCCAGGTAAAAGCCACATTAAATTTACTCGAAGCTGTCAGAGATAAAAATTATGACTACGTTACTCTTCTAAGCGGACAGGACCTCCCTATCAAATCTCATTCAGAGATTATAAGGTTTTTATCGCAAGATGTCCACCGTGAATTTATCCATATCGCCCCTGACTATAAAAACTATAGCTGGAGACTCCTAAGATACAGCCCATGGAGTGAGAGTAAATCTATCCGTAACTTTCCTTTGAATAAACTAAACAGTGTCTCTATAAAATTGCAAAATTTATTAAATATAAAAAAATCTTTTTTTAAAAATCTGGATATCTATATGGGTTCCTCTTGGTTCACCATAACAAATCGCGCTGTAGAACATATCTTAAACAGCGTAGACAATAAATTAATAGAAGGATTCAAGTCTACCACCTGCTCCGATGAACATTTTATTCAGACATTACTTATGAACTCCCCCTTTAAAGAAAAGGTTGTAGGAGAAAATACAGTATATATAGACTGGTCAGAGGGAAACCCCAATCCTAAAATTTTAACCATGGATGATTATTCAAAATTAAAAAATTCTACTAAACTTTTTGCAAGAAAATTTGATATCGATATAGATTCGGATATCATTAATAAAATTATAAAAGATGAATTTATTTAAATTCATCTTTTTCTATATATTTTCTATACTTTTTTTTATTGATATAAAATTTATTATTAATTAAAAAAGGATTTTTATATCATTCTTTATATACTAATAATGAATATTTATTTTTATTCGATTAATGTCGCTTTGCTAATATAGTTATACTAGAACTGTTGTTATCAATCAATTTAATCTTAAAAAAAGGAGGTCTGTATGTTTAATTTAAATTTTAAAAATCTAAAGATGAATGGGTTATTCATCATATTAATGATATTTTCTGTCCCTGCATATGCCAACGATATTGAGGAGTCTATGAAGGATGCATCTAAATATTATAACGACGGCGAATATAAAAATTCTGTGGAAAGTCTCAACTATGCCTCGCAACTAATTCAGCAAGAGGTGGCAGGCAAAATAGAACCTTTCCTTCCAAAACCTTTAAGTGGCTGGACTACTCCAAATACAAATTCTCAACCAATGAATGCATCTTTATTTGGTGGTGCTATCACTACTAAACGTCAATACAATAAAAAATCCAGCTCCATCACTGTCCAGATTATCACCGATTCTCAGCTCATTCAGAGTATGTCAACGGTGTTTACCAACCCTATGTTCACTACATCTAATGGTGGCAGACTTGAAAGGATTAACCGTCAAAAAGCTATTGTTAAATTCACCCCAGATACCAAAAGTGGTAAAATTGAGATCATTGCTGCCAATAGATTTTTGGTATTAGTCGAAGGACAAGAAATCACAAAGAAAGAATTAAAAGATTACGCAGGTGCAATCGATTATGAAAAATTAATATCTCTGCCTTAGGCCATCTAAATCACAATTAAATAAATCATTTTTTATCTATCCCTTCTTGAGGGATAGATTTTTTTATACATCTATGATCACTCCTATTTTTAAAGTTTGATCTTCTGTTTTTTTATCCTTCTAAGTCCCTGCAGTAGCTTATCTCCTACTTCTTTAGTGGCTTTTATGTCAGCCAAACTATTATGAGCATTACTCAGTTCTACTCCCATAATTTTACATATAGTTTCCAGTTTATGATTCTCTAACTTAGGTACTACATCTGCTATCTCCAATGCCGTGTATACACTGAGGGTATCAAATACCTGTTTATAGTTGAGAAAACTTCCCAGATAATTATCATTGTTTCTCTTAAAAAATCTATTCAGTACATCTATATCAAATTTTACATTCTGCCCTGCAATGATAAATTTATCCTCTCTGTCGAATTTATCTATATATTTTGAAAAAATTTCTACTAACTCCTCATAGGCTTTTTTAGGAGATTGAAAACCGTCTAATTCTTCACGACTCATCCCTGTCACTTCCAAGGCCTGCTCCGATATATCTGCTCCCTCATGGGGATGACAAAAGATATCAAACTCCTCCTTTAATTCGCCGTCTACCTCTATTACTCCAGATATTTGAAACATCGCACTATTTTCTGTTAATCCAGTTGTTTCCGTATCGTACCATAGTATTTTCATATTTTTTCTCCTTTTTCAATTTGATCAACTTTCATTTTTATACTTTTATTTATAAATTTTTTTAACATAGTTTTCTCTTTCTTTTTTTACACGATGTACTCACACTAATTTTAAATAAGTCTTCCTGTTACTTTCTCTTGAAAAAAAGTAACCAAAGTTCAAGAGCTTATAAAAAATAAATATTTCATAATCAAATCTCTACTAAAAAATCTAATCGTTTGCTACATCTTCGGGAAAGTCGCAGAATATTTTTAGAAGAGATTTTTCATATTCCATTTACATTATTTTTTAAATGCTCAGTAATTTATTTCCACTCCTTTAATTCTAGTAAAAATTAACAATTAGAAAATTCATAATATTTATTGTCAGAAAGCGATATCTTTTTCTGATTATACAGATAAACTAAGTGAGCCATAGCTTCTCCAGTAGCAAACCACCTTTGAACATGGGGAAGGTCATCCCAGTTTGTAAATTTAATATCCCATTTCATTTGAGAAGCGACCTCATAGGGTGATTGTAAACTTTTTTTAGACAGAATTTCTTCTACCTCTATAAGTCTTTCATGGTGATGATCCATCAATTCATCGATTCTTCTATGACAATGATCAAAGAGTTTTCTATGAGAGGGAAAAACCTTATCTACATTTAATTTTTTTATTTTTTCCAAGCTGTTCATATAGTCGCCAAGAGCATTATTTTCCATAGACCATACCGATATATTAGGAGTTATCCTCTCTAAGATGTGATCCCCGGAAAATAGTAACCTATGTTTTTTTTCATAGAGACACATTATTCCCTGGGTATGTCCTGGAGTAGATACACATTGGAGTGCATATTCTCCTATTTGAATTATCTCTTCGTCTTCTACGTAAGTAAACTCTACATCATAAGTATTATTAAATTTAAATCCGGGATGTCTGTCAAAATATTCATCTAAATTTTCTGGGAATCCTAACTTTTCAGCACCTGTAAATTTATTTTTCCAGCTGTTAAAATCCCGAAGAATATTTATATCCAAAGCGTCTTTTTTACTGCAGTAAACTCTTCTTCCTTTCTTTATAAAATCTGATACTAAACCAGAGTGATCACTGTGAAGGTGGGTGATAAAGATATCAGTTTTATCCATAGAGATCCCTATTTCCTCCAACCCTTGAGAGAGAGCATTTCTGCATTCCTGGCGGTTAAACCCAGTATCTATAAGAAGATTTCTTTCATCTCCTGTAATAACATAAGCATTTAAAAATTTTAAAGGACTTTTAGGAAGAGGTATCTCTATCTTCCAAATATTTTGATAAATTTCTTCTACCATTTTTTCCTCCTGTAAGTTCAACAATAAAATTCGTACTATTAGTGATAATTTGTGATAAAACTATAAAAAAGAAGAGGTCTAATAATGAACCCAGTGAAAAATAGAATCCTTACCTGTTCTTTAACAGCCACTCCTTAGAAAAATCCACCGCTTCCCTTAAAGAAAACAATCTACTCTCTGCGTTACCTACAAGTTCTTTTGTTATTTTATATTTACCTTCAAACTCTTTCCCGAGTTCTGCAAAATCATCTGCATTATATTCATAATCATCAAACCATTCCCAAGATCTTTTATTTTCTACCATCATTGCTGTTCCATTTTTTTTCTTTGGTACCTTATCTCCAACGAGAGTCTCTCCCAAATGAAAGCTAGTACAAGAATCATAACCGACTCCTATCAATAAAACCTTCGTTTTTTCTAAATTATATAAAGTACCTAATGGTGATTCCATTCCAAATTGAGGAGTCAATGGATGATTTTCTATAATTTTCTCCTTTAATTTCCCACTAGCACAAAATGATACTTGGGGATGACTTGAACGTATAACATTAGGAAAAGTTCTAAATAATTCCGGTATTCCTCCCATCCCCCTTGTAGGAGTAATACCAGGATCATAAGCCGGCATATTATCATAGATTATTTGATGCCATTCTTCAGGAACAGGTGGATTCCCCCATTCAATAGGATCACTCCAATCTCCACTGTGAGTTGGCATGACTAATGTTCCCTCTTCTCTTACAGCATCTATGAGAGCCATTATTACACTTTGTGCTCCACCACATACCCATCCTAAACTAGAGAGAGAAGAGTGAACTAATAATGTATCACCTTTTTCTATTCCTAAACCTTTTAAATCTTCTAATAAAGATTTTTTTGTAACAGGCATCTTGGTTTTATCTATTATATTTTTTTCACTCATTCTCTGTCTCCTTTTTTTTAATTTAGTCAACTTTCTTTTTTACACGATGTACTCACACTAATTTTAAATAACTCTTTCTGTTACTTTCTCGATTCACGAGTACTTAATTTATTTCTATAACTAGAAAAAATTAAGATGTGAAAAAAAGTAACCAAAGTTCAAGATTATATAAAAATTATTATTTCATAATCTAAAAGATTATAAAAAATCGAATCGAAGCAATATTTTTTAGTAAGTCGTCGAATATTTTTATAAACTTTTTTTCATATTCCATTTACATAATTTTTATAATATCAATTTAAAACTTTGATATATATTAAGATCTTTAAAAAAGGTCATAAGAGGGAAGAGGCCTACTTCTTCTCTCTCTCTGCTATCTCCTTCAATACCTTTTTTATATCCTGAGCTCTCTCTTTTTTACACACTAAGAGGGCATCATCGGTTTCTACTACCACCAAATCTTCTAACCCAATTGTAGCTACTATTTTTTTCGTTCCTATAATTATATTGTTCTTACTTCCGATCTCAATGAGTTCATTAGCTCTGTTTACAGTCCCGTTTTCATTGTGTTCCAATACCTCATCTAGTGCAGGGTAACTCCCCACATCATTCCAACCAAAATCTACAGGTATAACCTGGATATTTTGAGCTTTTTCCATTATTCCGAAATCGATGGAGATCTTTTCAAATTTCTCAAATAAAGTTTTAAGTTCCTCTATTTCAGCTTCTGCATCTATTTTTTTATCTTTTAATGCAGTGATCTTATTAAAAATTTTAAAATGTTTCGGCATATATTTTTCAAAAGATCCCATGATCATATCGAGTCCTATGACAAACATCCCACTATTCCATAGGTAGTTCCCGGCTTCTACATACTCCTCTGCTCTCTCTAAATTTGGTTTTTCCCAAAATCTTATTACCCTACTTGGTTCCCCTATATAGGCTTCCTTTACCTCTATATATCCATATCCTGTTTCAGGTTTATTAGGCTTTATCCCTAATGTAATGATGGAATTAGTTTCCATCGCTATCTCACTGGCTCCTACTATTCTCTTTCTGAAGTTATCCTCATTTTTTATGATATGATCCGAAGCCAACACCACCATGGTAATGTTTTCATCCTTTAATTTTTCCTTTATCTTAACTGCTCCATATCCAATGGCAGCAGCAGTATCCTTGAATGCCGGTTCCACAATTATATTTTCATAGGGTAGGTCAGGAAGCTCCTTTCTTATGGCCTCTGCCTGGATAGCATTGGTACCTATAAATATCTTATCTGCTGATATGATGGGCAGTATACGGTCTACTGTCATCCTGATTAAACTTCTTTCTTCATCTATTAATTTCAACAATTGCTTGGGTCTTTCCTTCGTTGATAGGGGCCAAAATCTTTCCCCAGATCCTCCTGCCATTATAAATGCTGCTAACATACACCACCACTCCTATTTTATCGATTTAATTCTCATTTTTAATCTTAGATTTTTCCATTGAGAAGATAAGTTTTTAATATTTCCCTTTCATCTACAGATCTTATTTTGAGTTTATTTTTCCTATTCATTTTATTTTTTCATCCCTATTTTTTATCTTGGTAGAGCTTCAATACTTACTACTAATAGTATATACTAAATACTTGAAAAATATGATATAATGTTACGAATAAAAAAATTATTTTTTATAATTGGATATAGATATACAATCATAATTATCTATTAGACTTATAAAAATTTGGAGGTTAATAAATGATATCAACTAGTAGTATAGGGCTTATGTTCCCTGGAAAAAAATTATTTGAAGATGTAAATATTAAATTTACACCTGGTAACTGTTACGGACTTATCGGAGCTAACGGTGCTGGAAAATCTACATTCTTAAAAATCTTGGCTGGTGAAATCGACGCCACTGAAGGTGAAGTTATCTTAGGACCTAGAGAAAGATTATCTTTCCTACAACAAGACCATTTCGCTCACGCAGATGAAGTAGTTTTAAATGTAGTAATGATGGGTCATAAAGAATTATTCGCTATAAAAAAAGAACAGGAAGAGCTTTATGCAAAACCTGATGCAACAGATGAAGATTATGCAAAAGCTGGAGAATTAACTGATAGAATCGAAGAATTAGACGGTTGGTCTGCTGAAACTAATGCAGAAAAATTACTTACTGGATTAGGAGTAGATCCTTCAATTCACTATAAAGTTATGAACGAACTTACAGAGCCTGAGAGAGTTAAAATCCTTTTAGCACAAGCATTATTTGGTGATCCAGATGTTCTTTTATTAGACGAACCTACAAATGGTTTGGATATCCATGCTATCAACTGGTTAGAGAACTTTTTAGCAAACTTTAACGCAACTGTTATCGTTGTATCACATGATAGACATTTCTTAAATAAAGTATGTACTCATATTGCTGATATCGATTTTGGTAAAGTTAAGATGTTCGTAGGAAACTATGATTTCTGGTACGAATCAAGTCAAGTTGTATTAGAATTAATGAGAAATAAAAATAAAAAATTAGAGCAAAAAAGAGAAGAATTACAAACCTTCATCGCTAGATTCAGTGCCAATGCTTCAAAGTCAAATCAAGCAACAGCAAGAAAAAAGATGTTAGATAACTTAAAATTTGAAGATATGCAAGTTTCAAATAGAAAATATCCATTCATCGAATTCAAAGCTGAAAGAGATGCTGGAAACAACATGTTAAAAGTTGAAAACTTAACTAAAACTATCGATGGAGTAAAGGTATTAGATAATATCTCATTCACTATCAATACTGGAGATAAAGTAGTACTTTTAGCTAAAAATGATATAGTTAAAACAACTCTTATCAAGATAATGGCTGGAGAGATAGAACCTGATTCAGGTAGTATCACTTGGGGAGTAACAACTTCTTTAGGTTATATGCCTAGAGATAACTCTGAGTACTTCACAGCTAACAGTGGAACTGACCTTATTGACTGGTTAAGACCATATTCATCTGATCCTCACGAAAGTTTCATCAGAGGATTCTTAGGAAGAATGTTATTTGCTGGAGAAGATTCTCAAAAGAAACCTAGTGTTCTTTCTGGAGGAGAAAAAGTAAGATGTATGTTATCTAAAACAATGATGACAGGAGCTAACGTTTACTTATTCGATAACCCTACAGACCATTTAGATCTTGAATCTATTACATCATTAAATAAAGCGTTAATTAAATTTAACGGAACTATCATATTTGCAGCTCATGACCATGAGTTTATTCAAACTGTAGCCAATAGAATTATTGAAATAACTCCTAATGGAGTTGTCGATAAATTAATGGACTTCGATGAATATATCAAAGACGAAGGTGTAGAAGCTAGACTTGCAGAGATGTATAACTAAAAGGAACGTGACGTTCCATCTAGATAAAATAAAAAAGCTGAGGCTGGCCTCAGCTTTTTTTATTCCCCAATAAAATTATAATTTTATAATTTTTTGGATATTGTGTCCCGTTGTTTTTTATTCAAATACTCCTAATTTACGGCAGATACCTGTATATACCCTAAGTCCATTTCCCAATACTTTCTCATCAAAATTAAATTTGGAATTATGCAGTGATGCAGTATATCCAAGTTCTTTATTTTTAGTTCCTACAAAGAAAAAAAGTCCCCTTGTTACTTCCTGATAAAACCCAAAATCCTCAGCTAACATCTCAGGATCTATCTCCTCAAATCCCAGTTTTTCATCTCCTCTGACAACATCTTCTAAAACATCGTAGTATTTCTTATCATTTATAACAGGAGGATATCCTTCAGCCAACTCTATCTCTATTTCAACTCCATAACTGAGCTCCATTCCACGGGCTATACCCCTTATTTTATCTACAATAAAATTAAAGGTCTCTGTAGAAAAAGTCCTTATAGTTCCCTCCATCCGGGTAACTTCCGGAATGATATTTCTTATAGTTCCTCCCTCTATCTTACCTATGGCAATTATACTAGGATCAAAAGGAGCTACAAATTTTGAGGTAATAAGATTAAACCCTTCGAACATCTTCCCTGCTACCTGGATGGAATCTATCCCCAACTGGGGCTGGCCCCCATGACCACTTTTCCCTTTGATAATTATATTTATCTCTGCCGCTTTGGCCATGAATCCCCCTGCTCTGCAGCCGATTATTCCCTCTTCTAACTTTGGAAAAAGATGTAACCCGAAGATCCCCATAACATTATATTTTTCCAAGATTCCACTTTTTACGATGTCCTTGGCTCCTCCCGGTCCCTCTTCAGCAGGCTGAAATATTAGAAGGATATTTTTTTTCAATTTTTTCCCCTTTAAATAATCCATAAACCCCAGCAGAGTCGCCATATGACCATCATGTCCGCAGGCATGCATAACTCCCTCGTGTTTAGAGGTATAAGAAACTCCTGTTTCTTCTACAATTGTCAGTGCATCCATATCTGTCCTGAACCCATAAGTTTCCTCTGAACCCCCATCCAGATAGATATAAATTCCTGTTTCACAAATTATTTCAGGCTCATATCCCATCTTTCTTATCTCTCCCAGTAAATAAGCCTGAGTCTTTTTTTCCACATACCCTAATTCCGGAATTTCATGTAAATTTCTTCTATATTTTTTCATATTTTCTATTATTTTTTCCATCCCTGCCTCCTTAAAAGAAATTTCTCATATTATCTTAGGTAAAAGTAAACCTTATTTTTTTAATTTTTAAAAATATATATTATATATACGAAACATATATAATACAAAAGTTAAAAAATAATATATTTCAAAATTATATAACGTATATATTATATATATTTTATTTTATTTTATGTTTAATGCTATACTTACTTCAAATCATAAGAATAGAGGTTGCAAATACAAATAGTAAAGACAGGGAGAAGGCATTTTAAGATCTGTTTTGAAAGGTGTAGTTGCCGAAATATAGATTTCGCAAAAATCTATGTTGGGGATATGGATAAGATCCATATAACTGTCATTATCATAATTAGGTAATGGGGTGCTATTTGAAGTCATAGATTATCTTTTATCTCATTTTTGATTAGATGTAATTTTGCTCTTCAGTAGTTCTCACTACTGGAGAGTTTTTTTATTAGGAGGAAAGATATGATCATAGTACATAAATACGGAGGAAGCTCACTGGCTGACTTAGACAGAATTAAAAAGATTGCCTCCCACATCTCAAAATTAAGTGATGCAGGAGAGCAGATAGTTGTAGTCGCTTCTGCCATGGGTAAAACCACAAATAACTTAATAGAGATGGCTAAAAAAATATCTAAAACACCAAATATAAGGGAATTGGATACCCTCATGGCTACAGGAGAACAGCAGACAGTCGCTTTGTTATCTATGGCACTGAACGAATTAGGTAAAGACTCTATCTCACTTACAGGTCCCCAAGCAGGAATAACTACCGTAGGTCACCACACCAAAAGTCGTATTAAGAGTGTAGATCCAAAGATAATTAGATCTCATCTAAATTCCGGGAAGATAGTTATCGTAGCAGGATTCCAGGGAATGAACCAAGATGGAGACATCACTACATTGGGCAGGGGTGGATCGGATACCAGTGCAGTAGCTCTGGCTGCCAGTTTAGGAGCACAATGTGAGATCTATACCGATGTAGATGGAATTTATGGTATAGATCCCAGAGTATATCCAAAGGCTAAAAAAATACAAAATATATCTTACGAGGAGATGATGGAAATGGCAAATTTAGGAGCAGGTGTTATGGAAACAAGAGCTGTGGAACTGGGGAAAAAATATAATGTTCCCATCTATGTAGGCGAAAGTTTAAGAGATCATGATGGTACCTTGATATTAAATCAAAGTGAAATTATGGAGGATAAACCCATTACCGGCATCACCCTAAATGAAGATATCTTTATGGTAAATATCCAGCACCTTCCTTATTCGGAAAACCTGGTCGCAAATATTTTTAATACTCTGGGTAAATACGAATTAAATATAGATATGATCAGTCAAAACATCACCACTTCCGGTACCTTAGACCTTTCTTTCAGTTGTTTTAAAAGAGAAGAATCTCTTTTGAGAAAAGCTATCGATGAATTAAATGGAAAATCACAGGAAATTTCCATAGAGATCAAACCAGATTTAATAATGCTTTCCCTGGTTGGGATCGGAATGGTTAGTTATTCAGGAGTTGCAGCCAAAGTGTTTAATACCCTGGCTGCTCATAAAATTCCTTTTTATCATATAACTACTTCTGAGATCAGTATCTCATGTACTATTTCTAAGGAGCACAAAACTATAGCAATTCAGATGCTAGCTAAAGAATTTGACCTGTAAAAATCATATAATTAAAAAATTTATTTAGGAGGAGATCATGAAAAAATATAACATCGCCATTGTAGGAGCTACCGGAATGGTCGGAAGAACCTTCCTTAAGGTATTAGAAGAAAGAAATTTCCCCATAGACAATCTTTATCTTTTAGCTTCTTCTAGATCTTGTGGAACAGAAATTAATTTTAGAAATAAAAAATATATAGTTGAGGAACTTACCTCAGAATCTTTTACTAAAGAAATAGATATCGCTCTATTCTCTGCCGGAGGAAGTATCAGTAAAGAAATGGCTCCTATAGCTGTTTCTCATGGAATCACAGTTATAGATAACAGCAGTGCATGGAGGATGGATCCTAATATTCCTTTAGTTGTTCCTGAAGTAAACCCAGAAGCAGCAGCAACAAATAAACTCATTGCCAATCCTAATTGTTCTACCATCCAGGTAGTAGTACCTCTAAAGGTATTAGATGACCTCTATGGAATAAAAAGAGTTATCTACTCTACCTACCAGGCTGTATCTGGATCTGGAGTAGCCGGAATAAAAGATTTAAAAGATGGAATAGATGGAAAAGCCCCTTCTAATTACCCATATCCTATAGCCTTTAACTGCCTTCCTCACATAGATGAGTTCACAGAGAGCGGCTATACTAAGGAAGAGTTGAAGATGATCGACGAAACGAGAAAAATTTTAAATAAACCCGATCTTCCTATTACTTCTACCTGTGTAAGAGTCCCTGTAGAAAATGGACATTCTGTATCTGTTAATTTAGAATTTGAAAAAGAATTTGGTTTAGCAGAATTAAAAGAAGTACTTCAAAATAAAGAGGGAATTATCTTACAGGATGATGTACAAAATAATATCTATCCAATGCCTATAAATGCCAGTGGATCAGATGAGGTATTTGTAGGAAGAATTCGAAGAGATCATAGTATAAAAAATGGTGTAAACCTGTGGATAGTAGCCGATAACATCAGAAAAGGTGCTGCTACAAATACCGTTCAAATTGCTGAATTATTGATAGAACAATAATATTTATATATATTTTATTACAATTTTAAATAGGAGGATTTATGGGAATTTTTAAAGGATCTGGAGTAGCTCTTATCACCCCGTTTAACGAAGATATGAGTATCAATTATACTAAATTAGAAGAGCTCATAGAATGGCATATAGAGAACAAGACCGATGCCTTGGTAATCGCTGGAACCACCGGTGAAGCCTCTACCCTTCCAGATGAAGAACATATAGAATTAGTTAGAAGAAGTGTTGAGGTGGCTAATGCTAGAGTTCCTGTTATAGCAGGAACTGGTAGTAACGATACTCGTCACGGAGTTAGATTAAGCCTTGAATGTGAAAAAGTTGGAGCCGATGGTCTTCTCATCGTTACACCTTACTACAACAAAACCAACAGACAAGGATTGATAAATCACTATACAACTATAGCTGACAAGGTAAATATACCTATTATTTTATACAATGTCCCAGGAAGAACCGGAATGAATATTCCTACTGATGTAGTAGTTGAATTGAGTAACCATAAAAATATAGTAGGACTTAAAGAAGCCAGTGGAGATATCTCCTACTTAGCTGAAGTAGCTAGAGTCTGTGACAAGGACTTTTCTATTTATTCAGGTAATGACGATATCATAGTTCCTGTTTTATCATTAGGAGGAGTTGGAGTTATATCAGTATTAGCCAACGTCATGCCCCTTGAAACTCATAATATTGTTATGTCTTATTTAGAGGGAGATGTGGCTCGATCTAGAGATTTACAACTTTCTCTAAATTCATTTGTTAATTCTTTATTTTTGGAAACTAATCCAATACCTGTAAAATCTGCAATGAACCTTATGAATATGAATGTTGGAGGATTAAGACAACCCCTATGGGAGATTAGTTCTAATGCTCAAGAACTTTTAAAAATAGAAATGAAAAAAGTAAATTTAATCTAAAAGGAGGTAACATTTTGAATATAGCCATATACGGATGGGGACAGATGGGTAAACTCCTAGTAGATACCATCGATAACAGTAAAAATTTAAATTTAGTTGGGATAATCGATTATTTTTCTCTGGGAAAGGAATCCCGAATTGTTGAAGCTT is from Psychrilyobacter atlanticus DSM 19335 and encodes:
- a CDS encoding aspartate-semialdehyde dehydrogenase; the encoded protein is MKKYNIAIVGATGMVGRTFLKVLEERNFPIDNLYLLASSRSCGTEINFRNKKYIVEELTSESFTKEIDIALFSAGGSISKEMAPIAVSHGITVIDNSSAWRMDPNIPLVVPEVNPEAAATNKLIANPNCSTIQVVVPLKVLDDLYGIKRVIYSTYQAVSGSGVAGIKDLKDGIDGKAPSNYPYPIAFNCLPHIDEFTESGYTKEELKMIDETRKILNKPDLPITSTCVRVPVENGHSVSVNLEFEKEFGLAELKEVLQNKEGIILQDDVQNNIYPMPINASGSDEVFVGRIRRDHSIKNGVNLWIVADNIRKGAATNTVQIAELLIEQ
- the dapA gene encoding 4-hydroxy-tetrahydrodipicolinate synthase, which encodes MGIFKGSGVALITPFNEDMSINYTKLEELIEWHIENKTDALVIAGTTGEASTLPDEEHIELVRRSVEVANARVPVIAGTGSNDTRHGVRLSLECEKVGADGLLIVTPYYNKTNRQGLINHYTTIADKVNIPIILYNVPGRTGMNIPTDVVVELSNHKNIVGLKEASGDISYLAEVARVCDKDFSIYSGNDDIIVPVLSLGGVGVISVLANVMPLETHNIVMSYLEGDVARSRDLQLSLNSFVNSLFLETNPIPVKSAMNLMNMNVGGLRQPLWEISSNAQELLKIEMKKVNLI